In the Gopherus flavomarginatus isolate rGopFla2 chromosome 6, rGopFla2.mat.asm, whole genome shotgun sequence genome, one interval contains:
- the LOC127053440 gene encoding uncharacterized protein LOC127053440 gives MVMGEVLPVPRQFWARETCTDWWDRIVLQVWDDSQWLRNFCMRKSTFFELCDLLSPVLKRHNTRMRAALTVEKRVAIALWKLATPDSYRSVGNQFGVGKFTVGAAVLEVAKAIIKLLLRKVVTLGNVQVIVDGFAAMGFPNCGGAIDGTNIPILAPEHQGAQYINHKGYFSMVLQALVDYKGRFTNIHVGWPGRVHDARVFRSTTLFKRLQQGTYFPDQRITVGDVEMPIVILGDPAYPSMPWLMKPYTGSLDSGQELFNYRLSKCRMVVECAFGRLKGRWRTLLTRSDLSQTNILYVIAACCVLHNFCESKEETFIAGWEAEANHLAADYAQPDTRAIRRSHQEAVRIREALKTSFIMGQGTV, from the coding sequence atggtaatgggggaggttctacctgttcctcgccaattttgggcccgggaaacatgcacagactggtgggaccgcatagtcttgcaggtgtgggacgattcgcagtggctgcggaacttttgcatgcgtaagagcactttcttcgaactttgtgacttgctttcccctgtcctgaaacgccataataccaggatgagagcagccctcacagtggagaagcgagtggcaatagccctctggaagcttgcaacgccagacagctaccggtcagtcgggaatcaatttggagtgggcaaatttactgtgggggctgctgtcctggaagtagccaaagcaatcattaagctgctgctacgaaaggttgtgactctgggaaacgtgcaggtcatagtggatggctttgctgcaatgggatttcctaactgtgggggggccatagatggaaccaatatccctatcttggcaccggagcaccagggcgcccagtacataaaccacaaggggtacttttcaatggtgctgcaagcactggtggattacaagggacgtttcaccaacatccacgtgggatggccaggaagggttcatgacgctcgtgtcttcagaagcactactctgtttaaacggctgcagcaagggacttacttcccagaccagagaattacagttggagatgttgaaatgcctatagttatcctgggggacccagcctacccctcgatgccctggctaatgaagccatacacaggcagcctggacagtggtcaggagttgtttaactacaggctgagcaagtgcagaatggtggtagaatgtgcatttggccgtttgaaagggcgctggagaaccttacttactcgctcagacctcagccaaaccaatatcctctatgttattgctgcttgctgtgtgctccacaatttctgtgagagtaaggaggagacctttatagcggggtgggaggctgaggcaaatcacctggccgctgattatgcgcagccagacaccagggcaattagaagatcacaccaggaagcggtgcgcatcagagaagccttgaaaacgagtttcatcatgggccagggtacggtgtga